DNA from Desulfobotulus pelophilus:
AACAATTGTATGGCATGCTGCAGAAGACTCAGGAGGCCAGAGGTTATTTTTTTTCCAGAGACAGGATGAAGGTTATGGAGCTTCTGGAAGCCCTCCTGGTGAACAAAGACCGCTATGGTTATATGGCATGTCCATGCAGGCTGGCCTCGGGAGACAGGGAAAAGGACAGTGATATTCTCTGTCCCTGCGTATACAGGGAGCCGGATGTGGCAGAATTCGGGAGCTGTTACTGTAATCTTTATGTGTCCGAGGCATGGAATGAGGGTCGGGTTTCGGAAGTCTATGTGCCGGAGCGCAGGCCCGTGGAAAAAATGTTCTGAAGCCTTTTTTTGACAACAGGTCAGGCAAGTTGACGGGCTGATGGGAAACCGGGAGGACGGATCTTCGTTATCGGTCTGGTTTTTCCGCTGCAGCCCTGACAGGTTCTTTGTGCCGGTTCTCTGCGCCATGACCGTAGAAAATGTTTCTGAAATGAAAGGTTTTTGTTGGATGCTGCCGTGCATTTTCCGTAAAGGAAAGTGTGCGGTTTTTTTTATCTTGATTCTCCGCCGGAAGGGTCGTACAATTGTTTCATTCAAAAACAAAAGCAGGGTTACGGATTTTATTTCTGAAAGAGACATGTGTTTTTTTGGGAGGGACATGTATATCCTTTTCCGGGAGGTTTTGTATGGCGAAGCTGTGGAAAGTTCTGTGCCTGGTGAGTATGCTGGGGATGCTCGGTATGCCGGTGCTTGCGGGGGATGAAGAAGTATGGCAGTCCATTTTTAACAACATCCCTTCGGAAAAAGAAATTATTAAAAACGAGCTGCAGACGGGCAGACTGTACAACGCCACCGTGGTTTTTACGGTGGAGGGAGTACAGGGGGACAACGGTGTTTTAAGGGAAAGCGATACGATTGATTTGACACTGGAAGGAAGGGGCGTTGCCCCCATGAGTTTCCGGGGAACAAAGGAAGATCTGGTCATCTGGGCGGAAACTAACCGGACGGCACTGTTTAAGGCCGTTTTCGGTAATGCGCCGGATGTGGCGGCCAGTGGCATGACCAGCACCCAGTCTCTGGCCCAGTCGGCTTTCATGTCTTCGGTATACATGGCACCCAATACCCGTACAGGCATGGGCGCAGTGGCAACGGATTCTGGCGGAGCTGTTTCTTTTATTCCCGTGTCCAATAAGGATATCGTGATTTCCGGCCAGCATGACCGCATGAAAATAGGAGATGATAAGGCTACGGGTTCCAGCGGTATCATGGCCTATGAGTGGCGGTTCGGTGACTCCATGCGGCATTCAGCCGGTATTTCCATCCCATACAGACAGCTGGATGTGGATGATAGTCTGGATACGGAATACAAGCATGCCGCTATGATGCCTTTTTTCAAAAAACGCTGGTACCGTTCTAATGGTGTGCTGGAGTGGATGGTGAACGGAACCCTTGGAGTGACGTACCTGAAATCCAAGGTCTTTACGGACGGCGGAGGTTATCTGGAGTATGGTGGCGGTACGGGCATCCGGTACTCCCATGCCCTGACGGCCAATGCCATTGTGAATGCCGGTATCATGTACCAGGGGCTTAAAAAAGAAATCCCCAGCGATCTGGTTCCGGATGAGGTCCGCTGGATTTCCGATGCTCTGAATGATCTGCCATGGGAGCATAACGTGATTCCTTCGGTAGGCACCATTGTGAATCTGATGGATGGCAGGCTGACCCTTAAGGGAGAAGTTTTTCGGGTGCATCAGGTGCAGAATGAAGTGGTGGATGGTTATGAATATCAAACAGTTGTGTTTGGTATGGCAACCGTTCGTCCGTGGA
Protein-coding regions in this window:
- a CDS encoding ferredoxin-thioredoxin reductase catalytic domain-containing protein encodes the protein MTAEQLYGMLQKTQEARGYFFSRDRMKVMELLEALLVNKDRYGYMACPCRLASGDREKDSDILCPCVYREPDVAEFGSCYCNLYVSEAWNEGRVSEVYVPERRPVEKMF